One Flagellimonas sp. CMM7 genomic region harbors:
- a CDS encoding adenylate/guanylate cyclase domain-containing protein, with the protein MINKRRWRIIRFYLIGWTSAFVFLNIVRGVGTEELGTLKFDFISGLMIAFTLGPIMGVGSAVAQILMEERVYKHVSIGRLLLINALYSILFIVLLIIIAYGVYELYFGVPIDIITFAFDTGSVAIYFYVIVVDLLLAIFRQVNLMLGEGNLARLLRGKFYTPREEERIFMFLDLQSSTAHAERLGHVKYSMLVQDCFNDLGIAVENEAEIYQYVGDEAVLTWKLKQGLQNENCLRAYYNFTKLLHKKSDHYQKKYGCRPFFKAGLHAGLVTVTEVGKYKKEIAYHGDTINTAARIQGQCNALESALLLSESLKGQLTSNDFAYTAMGSIPLKGKKDKVEISAVSLGS; encoded by the coding sequence TTGATTAACAAACGTAGATGGCGTATCATTAGGTTTTACCTAATTGGTTGGACCTCTGCCTTTGTTTTTCTAAATATTGTTAGGGGAGTGGGAACAGAGGAGCTGGGAACCTTAAAATTTGATTTCATTTCTGGCTTAATGATCGCATTCACTCTTGGCCCAATAATGGGAGTAGGTTCTGCGGTTGCCCAAATATTAATGGAGGAACGTGTTTACAAGCATGTCTCTATTGGAAGACTTCTGTTAATTAACGCTTTATATTCCATCCTATTTATTGTATTGCTCATCATTATAGCCTATGGGGTTTACGAACTATACTTTGGTGTTCCCATTGACATTATCACTTTTGCTTTTGATACGGGTAGTGTGGCTATTTATTTTTACGTAATTGTTGTGGATTTGCTTTTGGCCATATTTCGCCAAGTAAATTTAATGCTGGGTGAAGGTAATCTGGCCAGATTACTGCGTGGCAAGTTCTATACTCCCCGAGAAGAAGAACGCATTTTTATGTTTCTGGATCTACAGTCCTCAACAGCACATGCGGAACGATTGGGACATGTTAAATATAGTATGCTGGTACAAGACTGCTTTAACGATTTGGGTATAGCGGTAGAAAATGAAGCTGAAATTTACCAATATGTTGGAGACGAAGCCGTACTTACATGGAAATTGAAACAGGGATTACAAAATGAAAATTGCCTTAGAGCGTATTATAACTTTACCAAATTACTTCATAAAAAGAGTGATCACTACCAAAAAAAATATGGCTGCCGACCGTTTTTTAAAGCAGGTCTGCATGCAGGTTTGGTCACTGTTACAGAAGTAGGTAAATACAAAAAGGAAATCGCTTATCATGGAGATACCATCAACACTGCAGCTAGAATTCAAGGGCAATGTAATGCTTTGGAAAGTGCATTGTTGCTTTCCGAAAGTCTTAAGGGGCAATTAACTTCAAATGACTTTGCTTATACCGCCATGGGAAGTATTCCATTAAAAGGAAAAAAAGATAAAGTTGAGATTTCTGCTGTTTCTCTAGGCTCATAA
- a CDS encoding HmuY family protein codes for MKKITFLCTALFLLVLSSCNNDDSEDLIDFTVAFSSATISTTEEDTSKDITITFSRAATQAGTINISYAGDNATYGTDFTTSPSGDSGTIAVPVAVGDLNATVTFNKLSNAIEGSTKSVSFSFDGFDNTDWLQGSVSSAMVSFSPIAALSGIIDLETGGSNLPNQVYFDFSTGVQTAVKRDTWEIALYNGSENRVYLNSSLLVSAAELSGITDLLSVTESSDLTAPLELNTVNAMFQPTTVTVNTVAELIAGLPVGYTQYGNVAENLVFTDNRQGGLEGTAFAAISTTAEENYVYIVGLGNEIPTESAEPGSIITTGDHRGFMKVRVLSDSNGYTIQYAPLNETTNMSEVTISKNDSYLLSAFSLTNGQSVNVEPQKDKWDVNFSGVFSYYENGFGLTYSDYAVHNTLGDVGLYQVTLYEIDPDTDERTDFDVPTYADFARGDVDESSLVYDDRTVIGSGWRNAFAGVLKDDRYYVLKDAGGNYYKINFTAFVSSEGERGNGQFTYERL; via the coding sequence ATGAAGAAGATTACCTTTTTATGCACAGCGCTATTTTTATTGGTATTGAGCTCGTGTAACAATGATGACTCGGAAGACCTCATAGATTTTACTGTAGCTTTCAGTAGTGCAACCATCAGCACAACCGAGGAAGATACGAGTAAAGACATCACCATTACCTTTTCAAGAGCGGCAACGCAGGCCGGAACAATCAACATTTCTTATGCTGGGGACAACGCAACATATGGCACAGATTTTACAACCTCGCCATCGGGCGATTCGGGTACAATAGCTGTTCCCGTTGCAGTTGGTGATCTAAATGCAACTGTTACCTTCAACAAATTATCAAATGCCATTGAGGGAAGTACTAAATCGGTTTCATTTTCTTTTGATGGCTTTGACAATACCGATTGGCTTCAGGGCTCGGTGTCATCAGCTATGGTAAGCTTTTCTCCAATTGCCGCTTTAAGTGGAATTATAGATTTGGAAACTGGTGGATCTAATCTACCTAACCAAGTGTATTTCGATTTTAGTACCGGTGTCCAAACCGCAGTGAAAAGAGACACTTGGGAAATAGCGCTTTACAATGGTTCTGAAAATAGGGTATACCTTAATTCGTCATTACTCGTATCCGCAGCTGAACTATCTGGTATTACCGATTTACTCTCTGTTACTGAAAGCAGTGATCTAACTGCTCCGTTAGAATTGAATACTGTAAACGCAATGTTCCAGCCTACTACAGTTACCGTAAACACAGTTGCCGAATTGATTGCAGGGTTGCCTGTAGGATATACGCAATACGGCAATGTCGCCGAAAATCTTGTTTTTACAGATAACAGGCAGGGAGGGCTCGAAGGGACAGCTTTTGCGGCAATTTCAACTACTGCAGAAGAAAACTATGTGTATATCGTAGGACTGGGCAATGAAATCCCAACAGAGTCGGCAGAACCGGGAAGCATTATTACGACCGGTGATCACCGTGGTTTTATGAAAGTAAGGGTTCTAAGCGACAGTAACGGGTACACCATACAATATGCTCCTTTGAACGAAACAACCAATATGTCTGAGGTGACAATTTCCAAAAACGACAGCTATCTCTTATCTGCATTTAGTCTAACCAATGGTCAAAGTGTTAACGTGGAACCACAAAAGGACAAATGGGACGTCAACTTTAGTGGAGTTTTTTCTTACTATGAAAATGGTTTTGGATTGACTTACTCTGACTATGCTGTGCACAATACCCTAGGTGATGTAGGGCTTTATCAAGTAACTCTTTATGAAATCGATCCCGATACAGATGAAAGAACCGATTTCGATGTACCCACATATGCAGACTTTGCAAGAGGAGATGTGGACGAATCTTCACTTGTTTATGATGATCGCACAGTAATAGGTAGTGGCTGGAGAAATGCCTTTGCAGGAGTACTCAAGGATGATCGATACTATGTCCTAAAAGATGCTGGAGGGAACTATTATAAAATCAACTTTACCGCTTTTGTAAGTTCAGAAGGTGAAAGAGGTAATGGTCAGTTCACATATGAGCGACTGTAA
- a CDS encoding TetR/AcrR family transcriptional regulator, translating into MAKVSDLEILNGLMSVFRAKGYDGASLNELAEATGLKKASLYHRYPGGKKEMTSAVLDFMESWIDNKVYAVLSDDKIPAVQRLDEALMNIKTVYNNGKEVCLYRSLSMDTGMALFGEKIERGINQWLSSFISLGMAVSLDKTTATQFAKQTFIDIQGSLVLSKAMDTTEPFETAISQIKERYTNT; encoded by the coding sequence ATGGCAAAAGTATCAGATCTAGAAATTTTGAACGGCTTAATGTCCGTGTTCCGAGCAAAGGGATATGACGGAGCCAGTTTAAATGAATTGGCAGAAGCTACAGGTCTAAAGAAAGCTAGTCTCTATCATCGGTATCCTGGTGGTAAAAAGGAGATGACGTCAGCTGTGCTGGACTTTATGGAATCTTGGATTGACAACAAAGTCTATGCTGTATTGTCCGACGATAAAATACCCGCTGTACAGCGCTTGGATGAAGCATTGATGAACATAAAAACGGTCTATAACAATGGCAAGGAAGTGTGTTTATATCGCTCCCTATCCATGGATACCGGAATGGCGCTATTTGGCGAGAAAATAGAAAGGGGAATCAACCAATGGTTGTCATCATTTATTAGCTTGGGTATGGCCGTGAGTTTGGACAAAACCACTGCAACGCAATTTGCAAAACAGACTTTTATAGATATTCAAGGGAGTTTGGTGCTGTCCAAAGCTATGGATACTACGGAGCCTTTTGAAACGGCCATCAGCCAAATTAAAGAACGTTATACGAATACATAA
- the hemL gene encoding glutamate-1-semialdehyde 2,1-aminomutase, protein MLYQRSSALFAEAKKYIPGGVNSPVRAFKAVGGDPIFVKEAKGAYLYDEDGNQLIDYIASWGPLVLGHAYEPVINAVVEKAKKGTSFGMPTEIETELAKLAVSMVPNIDKIRFVNSGTEACMSAVRLARGYTGKDKIIKFAGCYHGHSDSFLIQAGSGAVTFGSPNSPGVTQGTAKDTLLADYNDLEGVKALTVANKGEIAAIILEPVAGNMGCIIPSDEFIQGLRKLCTEEGILLLFDEVMTGFRLGKGGAQEALGIDADIVMFGKVIGGGLPVGAFAAKAEIMSHLAPDGPVYQAGTLSGNPLAMSAGLAMLTELNNNPEVFTSLAEKTEYLHKGIASVLNEKGVTNQINRYGSMISVHFCEEPVVDFASSAKGNNDTFKKYFHGMLNQGIYLPPSAFESYFLNDAISYTDLDKTIEAVKTIF, encoded by the coding sequence ATGCTATACCAACGAAGTAGCGCCTTGTTTGCCGAGGCCAAAAAATATATCCCTGGCGGGGTAAATTCCCCAGTAAGAGCATTTAAAGCGGTCGGAGGCGATCCTATATTTGTAAAAGAAGCAAAAGGCGCTTATTTGTATGATGAAGACGGCAATCAGCTTATCGACTATATCGCTTCTTGGGGGCCACTTGTTTTGGGCCACGCCTACGAGCCCGTAATCAATGCAGTGGTAGAGAAAGCTAAAAAGGGAACTTCCTTTGGAATGCCTACAGAAATTGAAACGGAACTGGCCAAATTGGCCGTTTCCATGGTGCCAAACATAGATAAGATTCGTTTTGTAAATAGCGGTACGGAAGCTTGTATGAGTGCAGTACGACTTGCCCGTGGCTATACCGGAAAAGATAAGATTATCAAGTTTGCAGGTTGCTACCATGGCCATTCCGATTCATTTTTGATTCAGGCTGGGAGTGGTGCGGTTACTTTTGGTAGCCCCAATAGTCCCGGGGTAACACAGGGAACAGCCAAGGATACGCTATTGGCTGATTATAACGATTTGGAAGGAGTAAAAGCATTGACCGTTGCTAACAAAGGAGAAATTGCAGCGATTATTTTAGAACCCGTAGCTGGGAATATGGGTTGTATCATTCCTAGCGATGAATTTATCCAGGGATTACGAAAATTGTGTACGGAGGAAGGCATTTTGTTATTGTTTGATGAGGTGATGACCGGTTTCCGATTGGGAAAAGGTGGTGCGCAGGAAGCTTTGGGAATAGATGCTGATATTGTGATGTTTGGAAAGGTAATAGGAGGGGGACTTCCCGTTGGAGCGTTTGCCGCAAAAGCAGAGATTATGAGCCATTTGGCCCCAGATGGACCGGTATACCAAGCGGGAACCTTGAGCGGAAACCCATTGGCCATGAGCGCTGGACTTGCCATGCTTACCGAATTGAACAATAATCCCGAAGTCTTTACCAGCCTAGCTGAGAAAACCGAATACTTGCACAAAGGTATTGCCAGTGTATTGAATGAAAAAGGCGTAACAAATCAAATTAACCGATATGGTAGCATGATTTCGGTACATTTTTGCGAAGAACCTGTGGTTGATTTTGCTTCCTCTGCAAAAGGAAACAATGATACCTTTAAAAAATACTTTCATGGTATGTTGAATCAAGGGATATATTTACCTCCCTCTGCTTTTGAAAGCTATTTTTTAAACGACGCCATCAGCTATACTGATTTGGATAAAACCATTGAAGCGGTAAAAACAATATTCTAG
- a CDS encoding DUF5522 domain-containing protein, with product MKELIPLEEGDFYLSEEGYKVFTKKYHLKRGYCCESGCRHCPYGYNKKTNARR from the coding sequence ATGAAGGAGCTTATTCCCTTGGAAGAGGGTGATTTTTATCTCTCGGAAGAGGGTTACAAAGTGTTTACTAAAAAATACCATTTAAAACGTGGCTATTGTTGTGAAAGTGGTTGTAGACATTGCCCTTATGGGTACAACAAAAAAACAAATGCCAGGCGTTGA
- a CDS encoding glucosaminidase domain-containing protein: MIRRVGYVVVLALLVASCGSKKRTASKQTKTVVKNEPIRNPNKGIPKDGPKETELYPLPTNPGRFVKFPVANTQEYIETFAEMAQYEMRAFGIPASITLAQGILESGSGKGELTKKTNNHFGIKCHTGWDGEFDFHDDDAKGECFRKYNHPMYSFRDHSIFLSSRSRYKFLFNYRRNDYKKWAYGLRQAGYATDRKYPQKLIALIERYNLDSYDEDVVRGGLETVRKPKKYEVFTHVVEKGETLYAISRKYTISVDELKQINNLNTNTLSIGQVLNIRKEKTK; this comes from the coding sequence ATGATCAGGCGAGTAGGATATGTAGTAGTTTTGGCATTATTGGTTGCAAGTTGTGGGTCAAAAAAACGAACCGCATCAAAACAGACAAAAACGGTGGTTAAGAATGAACCAATCCGTAACCCCAATAAAGGGATTCCCAAAGATGGACCCAAAGAAACTGAGCTATACCCATTGCCTACAAATCCAGGAAGATTTGTAAAATTCCCTGTGGCCAACACGCAGGAGTATATTGAAACGTTTGCCGAGATGGCCCAGTACGAAATGCGTGCTTTTGGTATTCCGGCAAGTATTACCTTGGCGCAAGGTATTTTAGAGAGTGGTTCGGGTAAAGGTGAACTTACCAAAAAAACCAATAATCACTTTGGTATTAAATGCCATACCGGGTGGGACGGTGAATTTGATTTTCATGATGATGATGCCAAGGGCGAATGTTTTAGAAAATACAACCACCCTATGTATTCGTTCAGGGATCACAGCATTTTCCTTTCTTCCCGTTCCCGTTATAAATTCTTGTTCAACTATAGAAGGAACGATTACAAAAAATGGGCATATGGACTCCGACAAGCAGGGTATGCCACAGACCGTAAGTACCCACAGAAGCTTATTGCTCTTATTGAACGCTACAATTTAGATTCCTATGATGAAGATGTGGTTCGTGGAGGGCTAGAAACAGTTCGGAAACCTAAAAAATATGAAGTGTTTACCCATGTGGTGGAAAAAGGGGAAACGCTCTATGCTATCTCCCGAAAATATACCATTTCAGTGGACGAACTCAAACAAATCAATAATTTGAATACCAATACATTGTCCATAGGACAGGTACTCAATATTCGAAAAGAAAAAACAAAATAA
- a CDS encoding DoxX family membrane protein gives MNIENIIFIIFRLILGGMMVYGGIQKFQKPIPSPIEVVEKAEKFKAPEKESTLQKILYISGAKQTGYFWQVLGIAELIFGLLILFQGTSFIGAIFLLPITLHIFLFHVFLEADEMGELLQTGGLFAINIALVLKEKQNGNICFG, from the coding sequence ATGAACATTGAAAACATCATTTTCATAATCTTTCGACTGATTTTGGGCGGAATGATGGTCTACGGTGGAATTCAAAAATTCCAAAAACCCATCCCTTCACCCATTGAAGTAGTTGAAAAGGCGGAGAAATTCAAAGCACCTGAAAAGGAAAGCACTCTTCAAAAGATTTTGTACATCAGTGGCGCAAAACAGACGGGATACTTTTGGCAGGTTTTAGGAATTGCAGAGCTAATCTTTGGATTGCTGATACTATTCCAAGGAACCAGCTTTATTGGGGCAATATTTTTGCTGCCCATTACCCTGCACATCTTTTTATTTCATGTTTTTCTGGAAGCAGATGAAATGGGTGAGCTACTGCAAACAGGTGGACTTTTTGCCATCAATATTGCTTTGGTTTTAAAAGAAAAGCAAAATGGAAACATTTGCTTTGGATAA
- a CDS encoding alpha/beta fold hydrolase, producing MKTRKITVTLFTLALVFAMNLNGQNKRKSVIKDDYPTTFHTAKVDGLDIFYREAGPKDAPTLLLLHGYPTSSHMFRNLIEDLSSDYHLIAPDYPGYGRSSQPTMADFEYSFDNFAEIIDELLVQLKVERYSLYLMDYGAPVGYRIFEKHPERVDAFIVQNGNAYTEGLTDFWDPLRKLWADNSEANKKPLEGFHQIGGLKWQYLHGVQDSTKISPDNWNHDLQHLTRPENNEIQLAMFYDYRTNVEKYPGWQKLFRKYQVPTLIVWGKNDHIFPPSGAHPYKRDLKNVEFHLLDTGHFALEEKGDEIANYIYNFLKKNKIQ from the coding sequence ATGAAAACAAGAAAAATCACAGTAACACTTTTTACGTTGGCACTCGTATTTGCCATGAACCTTAACGGACAGAACAAAAGAAAGTCCGTAATCAAAGATGATTATCCAACTACCTTTCATACGGCCAAGGTTGATGGATTGGATATTTTTTATCGCGAAGCGGGACCTAAAGATGCCCCAACATTACTTTTGTTGCACGGGTACCCTACGTCTTCGCATATGTTTCGTAACCTAATCGAAGACCTATCTTCTGACTATCATTTAATTGCACCTGATTATCCTGGGTATGGACGTAGTTCCCAACCCACTATGGCGGATTTTGAGTACTCTTTTGACAATTTTGCCGAAATTATAGATGAATTGTTGGTGCAACTGAAAGTGGAACGTTATAGCTTGTACTTGATGGACTATGGTGCACCTGTTGGGTACCGTATCTTTGAAAAACACCCAGAACGTGTTGATGCATTCATCGTACAAAATGGAAATGCCTATACGGAAGGATTGACAGACTTTTGGGACCCGCTTCGCAAACTTTGGGCAGACAATTCGGAAGCAAATAAAAAACCTTTGGAAGGATTCCACCAAATAGGAGGTCTAAAATGGCAGTACTTACACGGCGTACAAGACAGCACTAAAATTAGCCCTGATAATTGGAATCATGATTTACAACATTTAACACGTCCAGAGAATAACGAGATCCAGTTGGCCATGTTCTATGATTACCGGACCAATGTGGAGAAATATCCAGGATGGCAAAAACTCTTCAGAAAGTATCAAGTGCCTACCTTGATTGTTTGGGGAAAGAACGATCACATCTTTCCACCTTCAGGAGCACATCCTTATAAAAGAGATTTGAAGAATGTGGAATTCCATTTGTTGGATACTGGTCACTTTGCTTTGGAAGAAAAGGGTGATGAGATTGCAAACTATATCTACAATTTTTTAAAGAAGAATAAAATACAGTAA
- a CDS encoding nitrate/nitrite transporter, protein MKPPKHILPVIVIAQFFCTSLWFAGNGVMTNLIAELEMGGSLGNITSAVQFGFILGTLLFALLTITDRFSPSKVFLWSAALGALSNLGIVWDGPGDTHILLSRFLTGLFLAGIYPVGMKIAADYFNKGLGKSLGYLVGALVLGTALPHFLKWLSAVFPWQYVIYATSALAVLGGLLMVILVPNGPYRKPSQHLNFTACFSVFKKKDFRAAALGYFGHMWELYTFWAFVPFLLGLHAEWQGHNLFRVSFWSFWVIAIGGLACVFGGYISQRKGTKRIAATSLFLSGICCLVSPLLLFYASTPIFIAFLLFWGMVVIADSPLFSTMVAQSAPVEIKGTTLTIVNCIGFAITIVSLQVISALQDVIPAQYLFTVLALGPILGLWGLFRK, encoded by the coding sequence GTGAAACCACCCAAACATATTCTACCTGTTATTGTAATTGCGCAATTTTTTTGCACATCACTCTGGTTTGCAGGGAACGGGGTAATGACCAATCTTATCGCTGAACTTGAGATGGGTGGCAGTTTGGGCAATATCACCTCAGCGGTTCAGTTTGGGTTTATCCTGGGGACTTTGTTATTTGCCCTATTGACCATAACCGATCGTTTTTCACCTTCCAAGGTATTTTTATGGAGTGCCGCTTTGGGCGCTTTAAGTAATTTGGGCATAGTTTGGGATGGCCCTGGAGACACACATATATTACTATCCCGTTTTTTAACTGGCCTCTTTTTAGCGGGCATCTATCCCGTAGGAATGAAAATTGCCGCAGATTATTTTAACAAGGGTTTGGGCAAATCACTTGGCTATTTGGTAGGTGCTTTGGTATTGGGTACTGCCCTGCCCCATTTTCTAAAATGGCTTTCTGCTGTATTTCCTTGGCAATATGTAATCTATGCCACCTCTGCACTTGCTGTTTTGGGCGGTCTCCTTATGGTCATTTTAGTACCCAATGGCCCCTACCGAAAACCCAGCCAACATCTCAATTTTACAGCTTGTTTTTCTGTTTTTAAAAAGAAGGATTTTAGGGCTGCTGCTCTTGGGTATTTTGGACATATGTGGGAACTCTACACGTTTTGGGCATTTGTTCCGTTTTTGCTTGGGCTACATGCAGAATGGCAGGGGCATAATCTATTTCGTGTTTCGTTCTGGTCATTTTGGGTCATTGCGATTGGTGGATTGGCCTGCGTATTTGGAGGATATATTTCGCAGCGTAAGGGCACTAAACGTATTGCGGCCACTTCCCTATTCCTCTCTGGGATTTGCTGTTTGGTATCTCCATTGCTGTTGTTTTACGCCTCCACTCCCATTTTTATAGCATTCTTATTGTTTTGGGGTATGGTGGTCATTGCAGATTCACCTCTCTTTTCTACCATGGTGGCGCAAAGTGCCCCGGTAGAAATTAAAGGCACCACACTGACCATTGTCAATTGTATTGGTTTTGCAATCACCATTGTTAGCTTACAGGTGATTAGCGCGCTTCAGGATGTTATCCCCGCACAATATCTTTTTACAGTTTTGGCTCTGGGTCCTATTTTAGGGTTGTGGGGATTGTTCAGAAAATGA
- a CDS encoding 1-aminocyclopropane-1-carboxylate deaminase/D-cysteine desulfhydrase: protein MLIPNQKVHLPLLEEKDVTLYIKREDTIHPFISGNKYRKLKYNVLEVKKQEHTMLLTFGGAFSNHIAATAFAGKEAGLKTVGVIRGEELRDNWQENPTLKLAKDHGMEFYFVSRSDYRIKNTSDFYERLKTLFGNFYLLPEGGTNTLAVKGCEEILTESDSEFDFVCSCVGTGGTIAGLINSVRPHQTVLGFPALKGDFLKQDILKFARNKNWELVPNYHFGGYAKVDEHLIDFINTFKKETQIPLDPMYTGKMLFGILDKVKQGFFKPGIRILAIHSGGLQGIKGMNLVLKKKNLPLLDI from the coding sequence TTGTTAATCCCTAATCAAAAAGTACACTTACCTCTTCTTGAGGAAAAAGACGTGACCCTTTATATCAAAAGGGAGGATACCATACACCCCTTTATTTCTGGAAATAAGTACCGAAAGTTAAAATACAATGTACTTGAGGTAAAAAAACAAGAGCACACCATGCTGCTTACATTTGGCGGGGCATTTTCCAACCATATTGCAGCTACGGCGTTTGCAGGTAAAGAGGCAGGCCTGAAAACCGTTGGTGTTATTCGTGGTGAAGAACTTAGAGATAACTGGCAAGAAAATCCCACTTTGAAATTAGCTAAGGACCATGGAATGGAGTTTTATTTTGTATCACGAAGTGACTATAGGATTAAGAACACCTCGGATTTTTATGAAAGACTAAAAACCCTTTTTGGCAACTTTTATCTATTGCCAGAAGGAGGAACCAACACTTTGGCGGTAAAGGGCTGTGAAGAAATTTTGACCGAATCAGATTCCGAATTCGATTTTGTTTGCAGTTGTGTGGGAACTGGAGGGACAATAGCTGGGCTCATAAATTCGGTAAGGCCCCATCAAACTGTTTTGGGTTTTCCAGCGTTAAAGGGTGATTTTCTAAAGCAAGATATTCTTAAATTTGCCCGTAACAAAAATTGGGAGCTAGTTCCCAATTACCATTTTGGAGGCTATGCCAAGGTAGATGAACACTTGATTGATTTCATCAATACCTTTAAAAAAGAGACCCAAATCCCATTAGATCCCATGTACACGGGAAAAATGCTTTTTGGTATTTTGGACAAGGTAAAGCAGGGTTTTTTTAAACCGGGCATCAGAATTTTGGCCATTCATAGTGGAGGATTACAAGGTATAAAAGGCATGAACCTTGTACTGAAAAAGAAAAATTTACCATTATTGGATATATGA